In Flavobacterium sp. 83, the genomic window AAAAACTCTAAAACTTTTGCTATATTTTCTACTTACGTCAATCCGAGAACTGTTAGTACAACTTTCAAATTCTTCTACAATGTCCACTGTATTATGCATTCTTACGGGTTGTTGATCATGATTTAAGCTACACTTGCTAATTAAAGAAACTATTGTTTTCATTATCGAAGTTTTTCCAACACCGACACCACCTACAATTAGTAGTCCTTTTTTCAATGAAATTTCACAATTAGGAACAGGATAAAATAAAGGTGAATTGTAGAATTTAGAAGATTGTAAAAAATAATACATGACTGTAAAAACAAACGCTTTTGATTCATAAGAAATGACGAATTTTCTTTTATTTACTATTTCATATTCAATTAAGAAAAAATTCCAAAGAACAAGCGGAGTCAATGAGTTGTGAAACTTAGGAAAACGATTCTTTTCATTTTGGTTTGAACTTAATTCTTTAGATTGAAAATCTTTAAATTTCTCAATATAATCAGAAACTGGATGAATGTTACGATGCTCCATTATGGTCTATTTTTACTTATAAGACATTTCTCAGTAATCTTGGGGTACATTACCCAGCTTTTAAGTTTCAGCTCTAAATTCCATTTGTTTTCTTCCTCAAACGCCAGCCGCCCGGTATGTCTATTTTCAGTACTCCAATAATCATAAAATTTAATTAAATGATCATTGGGAAATTCATTTGAAAATTTGAAAATTTCATTTTTAAA contains:
- a CDS encoding ATP-binding protein, with amino-acid sequence MEHRNIHPVSDYIEKFKDFQSKELSSNQNEKNRFPKFHNSLTPLVLWNFFLIEYEIVNKRKFVISYESKAFVFTVMYYFLQSSKFYNSPLFYPVPNCEISLKKGLLIVGGVGVGKTSIMKTIVSLISKCSLNHDQQPVRMHNTVDIVEEFESCTNSSRIDVSRKYSKSFRVFDDVKNEREASNYGKVDLFKDILYKRCENQNFRTVILCNYESEFNGDMYQAIEGFARYGHRNYDRLFQAFNFIELKGKSNRK